ACGCCGGGTCCGGAGTATGAGTCGATGCGGGCCACCCGACAACGCTACCCACCCGGGCGGGGGCCGGCGCACCGACGCCACAGTCCGGCCCGGTAAACTGAGAACCTCATGGAATTCGTCGTCCTGCTCATCGGCCTCATGTTCGCAACGGTGCTGCTGGCAGGACTCGGAGAACGGATCCGGCTGCCGTACCCGGTGCTGGTGCTCATCTTCTCGGCGGCCGCCGCGTGGCTGCCGTTCGTGCCGGAGCTGCACATCGATCCCGAGCTGATCCTGCCGCTGTTCCTTCCGCCGCTGCTGTTCGCCGTCGCGCAGCGCAGCTCGTGGGGCGTGTTCCGGCTGCGCTGGAAGACGCTCGTCCTGATGGCCGTGCTCCTGGTGGCACTCACCGCGGTGGCGGTCGCGGGCGTCGCCTGGTACTTCATGCCGATACTGTCGTTCCCGGCCGCGATCGCGCTGGGCGCCATCGTCGCCCCGCCCGACCCGGTGGCCGTCGAGGCCGTGGCCGGCAAGGTGCGGATGCCGCGGCGCATCGTCACGATGCTGCAGACCGAAGGCCTGTTCAACGACGCGATGGCCATCGTCATCTTCCAGACCGCCGTGTCGGCGGCCCTCAGCGGCAGCGAGGTGGGCTGGGGCCTGATCCCGTCGTTCCTGGCCGGAGCCGCGGGCGCGGTCATCCTCGGCTTCCTGATGGCCTGGGTCGTCGGTGCGATCAACCGGGTGGTGCCCGATCGCACGGCGCGTACGGCCATCACGCTCGTGGCCCCGTACGCGGTGTACATGCTCTCCGAGCAGGTGCACTTCTCGGGTGTGGTCGCCGTCGTCGTGACCGCCGTCGAGCTCGTCCGGCGCGACCGGCCGCAGGACTCGCAGGAGCGCCTCACGCGCACCTCGTTCTGGGAGGTCGTCGAGATGCTCACCACCGGGGTCGCGTTCGGTCTCGTCGGCATCGAGATGCGCTACGTCATCGAAGACGAGGGCGCCAACCTGCTCGGCTGGGTTCCCGCGATCATCGCGATCTGCGTGGTGGTCGTGCTCGTCCGGTTGGTCTGGGTCGCCATCGTGCTCGGCGCCGGCTGGCGTGCGGAGGGCGTGCCCGAGGAGAAACGCGTGTCGCTGTCGTCCCGGTTCAAGGACGTCATTCTGGTCACGTGGTGCGGGATGCGCGGGCTCGCGACCCTCGCGCTCGCCCTCGCTCTGCCCACCGGGGTGGGTTCAGGACGCAACTTCGTCATCACCACGGCGTGCGCGGTCCTGTTCGTCACCCTCGTGATACCCGGCCTGACACTGCCCGCGCTCGTGAGGATTCTGCGGCCGGTCGACGACCACGCCCTCGTCGAGAGCGAGGAGCGCCAGATCGCTCTGCGTGCCGAGCGGGCCGCGGTCACCGCGATCGCGAAGTCGCCGCACCTCGAAGGGCTCGACCCGGAGCTGGTGACGCGTGCACGGGCGCGGGTCAGCGGCCTGCACTCGGTGCTCGAGCACGACGACGACGTCATCGACGACGACTACGAGGCCGAGCAGCGCACGAAGGTGCGATCGGTCGAGTTCATGCTGCGCGACGCGCTGTCGGCGGCGCGGCGCGAGGTGCTCAGCATGCGCGGCGAGAAGGGCGTCGATCCCGAAGCCGTCAACGCCGTGCTGCGACGCCTGGACCTGCGCACGGTCTCGCTCGACTCGAACCCGCACTGAACTACGTCCGCGGCCGCCCCGCTCTGATCGCGGTCGCGACGTGCTCTGGTCGGAACCCCCTCCCGACGAGCCGTGACAGCACCCGGCGCGCGATCGGCGCCACCCCCGTCGCGATGACGGGTACGACACCCGGGATGCCGTGTCCGGCGGCGAGCGCGCCGATACCGCGGTGCGCCACGCGCTGCACCCGCTGCATGCGCAGCGCGGGGGACAGACGTCGACTCTGCAGGCGCGCCAGCACCTCGCTCAGCGGACCCGGCGCCGTCTGCAGCAGGTTCGCGAGCGCGACGGCATCCTGAATCGCATAGTTGACGCCGACGCCGAAGACCGGCGACATCGCGTGCGCTGCATCGCCTATGCAGACGACGCCGGGCCGGTACCATCGCTCGAGCGCATCGATCTGCACGGACAGCACCTTGATCTGGTCCCATGATTCGAGCGTGCCCACGACCGGGGCGATCGGCGGGGCGATGCGTGCGAGATGCTCGTGGAACGCATCGAGTCCGTTGTCGCGCAGGCGGCCGAAGCCGTCCTTCTCGATGACGCAGCCGGCCTGATAGTGGTCGCCGCGGTCGATCGTGAGCACAAGCCCGCCGCGGTCCGCATATCCGAGGGTCGTGGGCGGGGGCTCGGCGGGCTTGGGCAGGTGGAACCACAGCACATCGATCGGCACCCCGGCTGCGCGCGGCACCAGCCCGGCCGATGCGCGCACGCGCGAATCGCGCCCGTCCGCGGCGACGACCAGCGCTGCACGCAGCACGGACATCTGACCGCGCTCACTCACGGACACACCGACGACGCGCCCGTCTTCCTCGACGACCCCCTCGACCTCGGTGCCCATCCGCAGGTCGAAACCCGGCAGCGCACGCCCTTCGCGCGCAAGGAAGTCCAGGAAGTCCCACTGCGGCGCGAACACCAGGAAATCGTCGGGCGGGCCGAGGGTGCGGAAGTCGACGAAGGCCAGGCGACGGCCGGCGATGACGGCGTCCATCGTGTGGATCCGGGTCACCGGCAGTTCGAGGAAGCGCTCGCGCAGGCCGAGTTCGCCCAGGATCGTCAACGTCGACGGGTGGATGGTGTCGCCGCGGAAGTCCCGCAGGAAGTCGTCGTGCTTCTCGAGCACCGCGATGCGCCGGCCCGCCCGGGCCAGCAGGTAGCCGAGCATCACGCCGGCGGGGCCACCACCGGCGATCACGACGTCGTAGGAGGAATCGCCCATACCTGTAGCGCAGACCCGTAGCGCGCCGTTGTCAACCCCCGACGTGCGAGA
This DNA window, taken from Microbacterium invictum, encodes the following:
- a CDS encoding cation:proton antiporter; protein product: MEFVVLLIGLMFATVLLAGLGERIRLPYPVLVLIFSAAAAWLPFVPELHIDPELILPLFLPPLLFAVAQRSSWGVFRLRWKTLVLMAVLLVALTAVAVAGVAWYFMPILSFPAAIALGAIVAPPDPVAVEAVAGKVRMPRRIVTMLQTEGLFNDAMAIVIFQTAVSAALSGSEVGWGLIPSFLAGAAGAVILGFLMAWVVGAINRVVPDRTARTAITLVAPYAVYMLSEQVHFSGVVAVVVTAVELVRRDRPQDSQERLTRTSFWEVVEMLTTGVAFGLVGIEMRYVIEDEGANLLGWVPAIIAICVVVVLVRLVWVAIVLGAGWRAEGVPEEKRVSLSSRFKDVILVTWCGMRGLATLALALALPTGVGSGRNFVITTACAVLFVTLVIPGLTLPALVRILRPVDDHALVESEERQIALRAERAAVTAIAKSPHLEGLDPELVTRARARVSGLHSVLEHDDDVIDDDYEAEQRTKVRSVEFMLRDALSAARREVLSMRGEKGVDPEAVNAVLRRLDLRTVSLDSNPH
- a CDS encoding FAD-dependent oxidoreductase — its product is MGDSSYDVVIAGGGPAGVMLGYLLARAGRRIAVLEKHDDFLRDFRGDTIHPSTLTILGELGLRERFLELPVTRIHTMDAVIAGRRLAFVDFRTLGPPDDFLVFAPQWDFLDFLAREGRALPGFDLRMGTEVEGVVEEDGRVVGVSVSERGQMSVLRAALVVAADGRDSRVRASAGLVPRAAGVPIDVLWFHLPKPAEPPPTTLGYADRGGLVLTIDRGDHYQAGCVIEKDGFGRLRDNGLDAFHEHLARIAPPIAPVVGTLESWDQIKVLSVQIDALERWYRPGVVCIGDAAHAMSPVFGVGVNYAIQDAVALANLLQTAPGPLSEVLARLQSRRLSPALRMQRVQRVAHRGIGALAAGHGIPGVVPVIATGVAPIARRVLSRLVGRGFRPEHVATAIRAGRPRT